The genomic region CGGCAATCACTTGCTCGCGGGTGCTGCGCTTCCATTCGATCAACGGCGCGAAAGGCTCGATGGTCAGGCGATAGCGGCCTTGGTGTTTGAGGCACATCAGCAGGTTCACCGGGCATTTGAGCAGGCCGGCCAGCAGCCACGGGCCTTGGGGGAAGGCGGCGGCATGGCCGAGAAAGTCCACGCGCACCGTGCGCCCGTCGTGCAGGGGTATGCGGTCGCCGGCAATCGCCAGCCACTCGCCGTCGTCCAGGCGTTGACTGAGCAAGAGCATCGTGGCCGGGTCCAGTTCGCTGACCTGGATCAGGCGCAAATGGGTGGCGCCGGCCTCGCCCAACAGGCGGTTAAAACGCTCGGCGTGCTTGGTGTGCACCAGCACGTTCATGGTCACCTGCTCACCGATCTCCGCCAGGGCGCGGCACACTTCGAGGTTGCCCAGGTGCGCGCCCACCAGCATCTGCCCGCGTTCGCCGCGCAGTTGCCCGCGCAATTGCGCCGGGTCGTCGATGTCGATCTGCTCCAGGCTTAGCTTGCCGTTCCACACATCGAGCTTGTCCAGCAGCG from Pseudomonas synxantha harbors:
- a CDS encoding glycosyl transferase; the encoded protein is MSDSTKHWADREERGSFWLMKFTAVAAKILGRRLLSPLLYSIVFYFFLFGRTARHSAWQYQQRLAEWSGRNELHPTHRKVFGQFMAFADSLLDKLDVWNGKLSLEQIDIDDPAQLRGQLRGERGQMLVGAHLGNLEVCRALAEIGEQVTMNVLVHTKHAERFNRLLGEAGATHLRLIQVSELDPATMLLLSQRLDDGEWLAIAGDRIPLHDGRTVRVDFLGHAAAFPQGPWLLAGLLKCPVNLLMCLKHQGRYRLTIEPFAPLIEWKRSTREQVIAEWTARYAARLAQFCLQAPQQWFNFYPFWKTDDDAS